Proteins found in one Opitutaceae bacterium genomic segment:
- a CDS encoding MMPL family transporter yields the protein MIKRLIAWCEHLVFSHRTLVVTLFLALTAVFAALTVKTHVDASFTKQLPLTHPYLDTFVKHREQAGGANRVLIALIPREGDIFTPQFFDLLRKATDEVFFLPGVDRSQVQSLFTPGTRYLEVVEDGFAGGPVIPPGFEPTLEGFDAVRSNLIKSGKVGQIVANDFRGAMISAQLLDIDPSTRKAIDPTVVADLLEDRIRGKFEGEIATVHIIGFAKVVGDVKRGATGVIGFFGISFLITGVMLWIYSSALKLTWPPLACSLISVVWQMGLLNLCGFGIDPFSLLVPFLVFAMAVSHGVQMVRAYRSAVFDGATGEQAAREAFRQLIVPGGVALISDLVGFLTILVIKIAAIQEMAISASLGVAAVILTNLILLPVLLSFQNLKTHYRQHITQRRITTDRFWSSFCKLMRPGLSLVVLAAAVLLGVFAWRTSERIRIGDSQAGVPELRPDSRYNQDSRAITKAFSIGVDILTVVGEGKPNACVDPDVLATLDRLEARLRALPGVQSVVSLSTVAKTVNSAWNEGSLKWRILPRNQQALAQAVSPVETSTGLLNADGSVLPVFIYLKDHRAETLQDATQTIKQFIQELGPTPPIHLKLASGNAGVMAATNEVVERTQNPILAWVFGVVTALCLLTFRSWRATLCIMAPLALVSWLSYAVMVYADIGLKVTTLPVVALGAGIGVDYGIYLFARLQEALDRGDYFEDAMFAAFTQAGSSIVFTALALALGVGLWVFSAIQFQADMGLLLTFLFLVNMVGAVVLMPAIARWLYRHHTRKEYEQRI from the coding sequence ATGATCAAGCGACTGATTGCCTGGTGTGAGCACCTGGTTTTCTCTCACCGTACCCTGGTGGTGACTCTGTTCCTTGCGCTCACCGCGGTCTTCGCGGCATTGACCGTCAAGACCCATGTGGATGCCTCCTTCACGAAGCAACTTCCCCTCACCCATCCCTACCTCGACACGTTCGTGAAACACCGTGAGCAGGCTGGCGGCGCGAACCGTGTATTGATTGCGCTGATACCCAGGGAGGGAGACATCTTCACGCCACAGTTCTTCGACCTCCTTCGAAAAGCCACCGACGAGGTTTTCTTCCTTCCGGGAGTCGACCGCAGCCAGGTGCAATCACTGTTCACTCCGGGCACCCGTTATCTCGAGGTGGTCGAGGACGGTTTTGCAGGTGGTCCGGTTATTCCTCCCGGATTCGAGCCGACCCTTGAGGGATTTGATGCGGTGCGTTCCAACCTGATCAAGTCCGGGAAGGTTGGCCAAATCGTGGCTAACGATTTCCGCGGAGCCATGATCTCCGCCCAGCTTCTCGACATCGACCCCTCGACGCGGAAGGCCATCGACCCGACCGTGGTCGCAGACCTGCTCGAGGACCGCATCAGGGGCAAGTTTGAGGGGGAAATTGCGACAGTTCACATCATTGGCTTTGCGAAGGTAGTTGGAGATGTGAAGCGCGGTGCCACGGGTGTTATCGGATTCTTCGGCATATCTTTCCTGATCACCGGCGTGATGCTTTGGATCTACTCTTCCGCGCTGAAGCTGACCTGGCCACCACTTGCGTGTTCGCTCATCTCGGTCGTCTGGCAAATGGGGCTTCTAAACCTGTGCGGATTTGGCATCGACCCGTTTTCCCTTCTCGTCCCGTTTCTCGTGTTTGCAATGGCAGTCAGCCATGGGGTGCAGATGGTCAGGGCCTACCGCTCCGCAGTGTTTGACGGTGCGACCGGCGAGCAGGCGGCGCGAGAGGCCTTTCGCCAGCTGATCGTTCCGGGTGGCGTGGCTTTGATTTCCGATCTGGTGGGTTTCCTGACGATCCTCGTCATCAAGATCGCGGCCATTCAGGAGATGGCCATCTCAGCCTCCCTCGGCGTGGCTGCGGTCATTCTCACCAACCTGATTCTCCTCCCGGTGCTGCTTTCCTTCCAGAATTTAAAAACCCACTACCGTCAACATATCACCCAGCGTCGAATTACGACCGACCGTTTCTGGTCGTCATTCTGCAAACTGATGCGCCCGGGTTTATCGCTCGTGGTGCTTGCCGCTGCCGTGCTGCTTGGAGTCTTTGCTTGGCGAACCTCGGAGAGAATCAGGATCGGCGACTCCCAGGCCGGAGTGCCAGAGTTGCGCCCCGACAGCCGCTACAACCAGGACAGCCGCGCCATCACCAAGGCGTTCAGTATAGGCGTCGATATCCTGACGGTCGTCGGCGAGGGCAAACCCAATGCCTGCGTCGACCCCGATGTGCTCGCCACGCTCGACCGCCTGGAAGCCCGGCTGCGCGCCCTGCCAGGGGTTCAGTCGGTTGTGAGTCTCTCGACCGTGGCGAAGACGGTCAATAGCGCCTGGAATGAGGGCTCCCTCAAGTGGCGAATCCTTCCCCGCAATCAACAGGCTCTTGCACAGGCTGTTTCGCCGGTCGAAACGTCGACCGGGCTCCTAAACGCCGACGGCAGCGTGCTCCCTGTGTTCATCTATCTGAAGGACCACCGAGCAGAGACCCTCCAGGACGCCACCCAGACAATCAAGCAATTCATTCAGGAGCTCGGTCCGACTCCCCCGATCCACCTGAAGCTTGCAAGTGGCAATGCCGGGGTGATGGCGGCGACCAACGAAGTCGTTGAGCGCACCCAAAACCCAATCCTGGCTTGGGTGTTCGGTGTTGTGACTGCACTGTGTTTGCTGACGTTCCGCTCCTGGAGGGCGACGCTCTGCATCATGGCGCCCCTCGCGCTGGTATCATGGCTCTCCTACGCGGTAATGGTGTACGCAGACATCGGACTCAAAGTAACCACGTTGCCGGTGGTGGCGCTGGGCGCGGGAATTGGCGTCGACTATGGAATCTACCTGTTTGCCAGGCTCCAGGAGGCCTTGGACCGAGGGGACTATTTTGAAGATGCCATGTTCGCCGCGTTCACCCAGGCAGGCAGCTCCATCGTCTTCACCGCTCTGG
- a CDS encoding YCF48-related protein, producing MRFAAAVLLLCTVAFGGAGGTRPLSAFNLFLGLTRAGDSVIAVGDRGSIVRSLDDGRTWTPVPSPTQATLCGVAFVDQERGWACGHEGSLLETRDAGATWTLRGGVLEPEASALTLHNTGSQLVLAGAFGLLAVSNDKGDTWTVLPPPEGGPHIYSALPIDTGWLLAGEMGFLAELDGGSALRVIGVDAPSLHVLLQLPSGSRLAAGLRGHALLGTDTGWEPFSLDSSQLAAAGVALVDNQVILAGQSGFWRVSTDGGQTFKEKPAPVGITGVAAMLPCGDGSLIVAGEFGLRRLTREEVSP from the coding sequence ATGAGATTCGCCGCGGCGGTCTTGTTGCTGTGCACGGTCGCTTTCGGTGGTGCCGGCGGCACTCGGCCGCTTTCAGCCTTCAACCTGTTTCTTGGCCTCACCCGCGCAGGCGACAGTGTAATTGCGGTGGGCGATCGCGGGAGCATCGTTCGCTCGCTGGACGACGGCAGGACGTGGACTCCCGTCCCCTCGCCGACCCAAGCCACCCTGTGCGGAGTTGCCTTCGTCGACCAAGAGCGCGGCTGGGCGTGCGGTCACGAAGGTTCACTTTTGGAAACGAGGGATGCAGGAGCGACCTGGACGCTGCGCGGCGGAGTCCTCGAGCCTGAGGCCAGCGCACTCACCCTCCACAACACTGGATCGCAACTTGTCCTGGCAGGCGCATTCGGGTTGCTGGCGGTCAGCAATGACAAGGGAGACACGTGGACGGTCTTGCCGCCCCCTGAGGGAGGACCCCACATCTACTCGGCCCTACCGATCGACACAGGATGGCTGCTCGCGGGAGAGATGGGATTTCTGGCGGAACTGGACGGCGGATCCGCGTTACGCGTGATTGGCGTCGACGCTCCCTCCCTGCATGTGCTGCTTCAGCTTCCTTCAGGCTCTCGACTTGCGGCAGGGCTTCGCGGGCACGCCCTGCTGGGAACCGATACGGGCTGGGAACCGTTCAGCTTGGATTCATCCCAGCTCGCAGCAGCCGGTGTCGCACTAGTTGACAATCAAGTGATCCTCGCCGGGCAATCGGGTTTTTGGCGCGTCAGCACGGATGGCGGGCAAACATTCAAGGAAAAGCCGGCCCCCGTGGGTATCACCGGCGTCGCCGCTATGCTACCGTGCGGCGATGGTTCCTTGATTGTCGCGGGCGAGTTTGGACTTCGCAGGCTGACCCGCGAGGAGGTGTCGCCATGA